One genomic segment of Kocuria rhizophila DC2201 includes these proteins:
- a CDS encoding nucleobase:cation symporter-2 family protein: protein MASTTAPARATRPEDEFLGVGPSFGYGFQHVLTMYGGIIAPPLIVGGAAGLSANEQALLVACCLFVGGLATVLQSFGIRFFGSQLPLVQGTSFAGVATMTAIVNGGGGIQAVFGAVMVSAAIGFVLAPFFARIIRFFPPVVTGVVIATIGLSLFPVAAQWAMGGAAVAAKGDENAIFHNVCLAGATLLTIMVLSKVRSALVSRLSILLGIVLGTLLAVALGMADFSRVGDGALFALPQPFAFGAPTFQPAAIISMTIVVLVILTETTADIIAVGEIVGTDVDRRRIADGLRADMGASFISPVFNGFTQSAFAQNVGLVAITGVKSRFVVTAGGVIMLLLGLLPGLGRVVAAVPVPVLGGAGIVLFGTVAASGIRTLGKVKFEGTPNLIIVATSIGIGMLPIAAPKIYAGFPTWFETIFHSGISSAAVAAVVLNILFNEITVGNPPEGSGSVFTEAPPRYVPLEALEHLQSHLQEGDTVKDGRLLDSEGNEVPVITASGDVVPAPLTQEIPLVRKDPEDPGER, encoded by the coding sequence ATGGCATCGACCACCGCCCCCGCCAGGGCAACCCGCCCCGAGGACGAGTTCCTCGGCGTGGGGCCGAGCTTCGGCTACGGCTTCCAGCACGTGCTCACGATGTACGGCGGCATCATCGCCCCGCCGCTGATCGTGGGAGGTGCGGCGGGTCTGTCCGCCAACGAGCAGGCCCTGCTGGTGGCGTGCTGCCTGTTCGTGGGCGGGCTCGCCACGGTGCTGCAGTCCTTCGGGATCAGGTTCTTCGGCTCCCAGCTGCCCCTGGTGCAGGGCACCTCGTTCGCGGGCGTGGCCACCATGACGGCCATCGTCAACGGGGGCGGCGGCATCCAGGCCGTGTTCGGGGCGGTGATGGTCTCGGCGGCCATCGGCTTCGTGCTGGCGCCGTTCTTCGCGCGCATCATCCGCTTCTTCCCACCCGTGGTCACGGGCGTGGTCATCGCCACCATCGGGCTCTCCCTGTTCCCGGTGGCCGCCCAGTGGGCCATGGGTGGCGCCGCGGTGGCCGCCAAGGGTGACGAGAACGCCATCTTCCACAACGTGTGCCTGGCCGGGGCCACCCTGCTGACCATCATGGTGCTGTCCAAGGTGCGCAGCGCCCTGGTCTCGCGGCTGTCCATCCTGCTGGGCATCGTGCTCGGCACGCTGCTGGCCGTGGCCCTGGGCATGGCGGACTTCTCGCGCGTGGGCGACGGCGCCCTGTTCGCCCTCCCGCAGCCGTTCGCCTTCGGGGCGCCCACGTTCCAGCCCGCCGCGATCATCTCCATGACCATCGTGGTGCTCGTGATCCTCACCGAGACCACCGCGGACATCATTGCCGTGGGCGAGATCGTGGGCACGGACGTGGACCGCAGGCGGATCGCGGACGGGCTGCGCGCGGACATGGGCGCCTCCTTCATCTCCCCCGTGTTCAACGGCTTCACCCAGTCCGCGTTCGCGCAGAACGTGGGTCTCGTGGCCATCACCGGGGTCAAGAGCCGCTTCGTGGTGACCGCCGGCGGCGTGATCATGCTGCTGCTGGGGCTGCTGCCCGGCCTGGGCCGCGTGGTCGCGGCCGTGCCCGTGCCCGTACTGGGAGGTGCGGGCATCGTGCTGTTCGGCACCGTGGCGGCGTCGGGAATCCGCACGCTGGGAAAGGTGAAGTTCGAGGGCACGCCCAACCTGATCATCGTGGCCACGAGCATCGGGATCGGCATGCTGCCCATTGCCGCCCCGAAGATCTACGCGGGCTTCCCCACGTGGTTCGAAACCATCTTCCACTCGGGCATCAGCTCCGCCGCGGTGGCCGCCGTGGTGCTCAACATCCTGTTCAACGAGATCACGGTCGGCAATCCCCCGGAGGGCAGCGGCTCGGTGTTCACGGAGGCCCCGCCGCGCTACGTGCCCCTGGAGGCGCTCGAGCACCTGCAGAGCCACCTGCAGGAGGGGGACACCGTCAAGGACGGCAGGCTGCTGGACTCGGAGGGCAACGAGGTGCCCGTGATCACCGCGTCCGGCGACGTGGTCCCCGCGCCGCTGACCCAGGAGATCCCGCTGGTCCGCAAGGATCCCGAGGACCCCGGAGAGCGCTGA
- a CDS encoding NAD(P)-dependent alcohol dehydrogenase — MTTNVAAYQAVASGAPLEKGTIERRDLRPDDIRIEIEFAGICHSDIHTVREEWGPINFPMVPGHEIIGRVTEVGSEVTEFSVGERAGVGCLVDSCRECEWCLKGEENNCPKAVGTYNGKDRFDGRPTDGGYSTEIIVSEAFALHIPENLDPAATTPLLCAGITTYSPLRTWGVTEGSKVAVVGMGGLGHVAVKLAAAMGAEVTVISQTRSKEEDGRRFGATNWIARKEDPEALKEHKGEFDVIINTVSAHIDVQEFMATLRPHGAMVLLGLPTETLEVKAPLLVSGRKSLTGSNIGGIRETQEMLDFCGEHGVTAEIELINAEDVNDAYDRVVDSDVRYRFVIDAKTI; from the coding sequence ATGACTACCAATGTTGCTGCCTACCAGGCCGTCGCCTCCGGTGCCCCGCTCGAGAAGGGCACCATCGAGCGCCGGGACCTGCGCCCGGACGACATCCGCATCGAGATCGAGTTCGCCGGCATCTGCCACTCGGACATCCACACCGTGCGCGAGGAGTGGGGACCGATCAACTTCCCCATGGTCCCGGGCCACGAGATCATCGGCCGCGTGACCGAGGTCGGTTCCGAGGTCACGGAGTTCTCGGTCGGCGAGCGCGCCGGCGTCGGCTGCCTGGTCGACTCGTGCCGCGAGTGCGAGTGGTGCCTGAAGGGCGAGGAGAACAACTGCCCGAAGGCCGTGGGCACCTACAACGGCAAGGACCGCTTCGACGGTCGCCCCACCGACGGCGGGTACTCGACCGAGATCATCGTCTCCGAGGCCTTCGCCCTCCACATCCCGGAGAACCTGGACCCGGCCGCCACCACGCCGCTGCTGTGCGCGGGCATCACCACGTACTCCCCGCTGCGCACGTGGGGAGTCACCGAGGGGTCCAAGGTGGCCGTGGTGGGCATGGGTGGGCTGGGCCACGTGGCCGTGAAGCTCGCCGCCGCCATGGGGGCCGAGGTCACCGTGATCAGCCAGACCCGCTCCAAGGAGGAGGACGGCCGCCGATTCGGCGCCACGAACTGGATCGCCCGCAAGGAGGACCCGGAGGCCCTGAAGGAGCACAAGGGCGAGTTCGACGTCATCATCAACACCGTGTCCGCACACATCGACGTCCAGGAGTTCATGGCCACCCTGCGCCCCCACGGCGCCATGGTGCTGCTGGGTCTGCCCACCGAGACCCTCGAGGTGAAGGCCCCGCTGCTGGTCAGCGGCCGCAAGTCCCTCACGGGCTCCAACATCGGCGGCATCCGCGAGACCCAGGAGATGCTGGACTTCTGCGGTGAGCACGGGGTCACCGCGGAGATCGAGCTGATCAACGCGGAGGACGTCAACGACGCCTACGACCGCGTGGTGGACTCGGACGTCCGCTACCGCTTCGTGATCGACGCGAAGACCATCTGA
- a CDS encoding bifunctional allantoicase/(S)-ureidoglycine aminohydrolase, which yields MTERTYWATRGGHPPQTDLLTDRAMFREAYAVIPRGTQRDIVTSYLPFWEDTRLWVLARPMTGFAETFSQYLVEVAPGGGSDKPEDDPDAETVLFVMEGSLELTLGDEPGDGDTHELAPGGYAFIAPGETWTAHNRGGEHTRFMWIRKRYQKVAGIPKPESFVTNERDIEPTPMPDTEGRWATTRFVDQKDLRHDMHVTIVTFLPGGIIPFAETHVMEHGLYVLEGQAVYRLNEDWVEVQEGDFMWLRAFCPQACYAGGPKPFRYLLYKDVNRHAPLGLGGHAGR from the coding sequence ATGACCGAGCGCACGTACTGGGCCACCCGCGGGGGGCACCCGCCGCAGACGGACCTGCTCACGGACCGCGCGATGTTCCGGGAGGCGTACGCCGTGATCCCGCGGGGCACGCAGCGGGACATCGTGACCTCCTACCTGCCGTTCTGGGAGGACACGCGGCTGTGGGTGCTCGCGCGGCCCATGACCGGGTTCGCGGAGACGTTCTCGCAGTACCTGGTGGAGGTGGCGCCCGGCGGCGGCTCCGACAAGCCCGAGGACGATCCGGACGCCGAGACCGTGCTGTTCGTGATGGAGGGCTCCCTGGAGCTCACCCTGGGCGACGAGCCCGGGGACGGGGACACCCACGAGCTCGCGCCCGGCGGGTACGCGTTCATCGCGCCCGGCGAGACATGGACCGCGCACAACCGCGGGGGCGAGCACACCCGGTTCATGTGGATCCGCAAGCGCTACCAGAAGGTCGCGGGCATCCCGAAGCCGGAGTCGTTCGTGACCAACGAGCGGGACATCGAGCCCACCCCCATGCCGGACACCGAGGGGCGCTGGGCCACCACCCGGTTCGTGGACCAGAAGGATCTGCGCCACGACATGCACGTGACCATCGTGACGTTCCTGCCCGGCGGGATCATCCCCTTCGCGGAGACCCACGTGATGGAGCACGGGCTCTACGTGCTGGAAGGCCAGGCCGTGTACCGGCTCAACGAGGACTGGGTGGAGGTCCAGGAGGGCGACTTCATGTGGCTGCGCGCCTTCTGTCCCCAGGCCTGCTACGCCGGGGGTCCCAAGCCGTTCCGGTACCTGCTGTACAAGGACGTGAACCGGCATGCGCCGCTGGGCCTGGGAGGGCACGCGGGGCGGTGA
- a CDS encoding GtrA family protein has product MTQSVGTGSTSTTRGKRQMRFLAVGGICYLITIGINFLLKWTVLEEKPTTALLIATTIASVVSYSLNKRWSFSSRGSKHPGVEAFLFAVVTGIGIVINSVPLYISRYALGFEHPPHSLLFQEVADFVSGPILGTALAMVFRWMAMDLIVFVERKADDA; this is encoded by the coding sequence ATGACGCAGTCCGTCGGGACCGGATCGACCTCGACCACCCGGGGCAAGCGTCAGATGCGGTTCCTGGCGGTGGGCGGCATCTGCTACCTCATCACCATCGGCATCAACTTCCTGCTCAAGTGGACGGTGCTGGAGGAAAAGCCCACCACCGCGCTGCTCATCGCCACCACGATCGCCAGCGTGGTCTCGTACTCGCTGAACAAGAGGTGGTCCTTCAGCTCGCGAGGCAGCAAGCACCCGGGAGTGGAGGCGTTCCTCTTCGCGGTGGTCACCGGGATCGGCATCGTGATCAACAGTGTGCCGCTGTACATCTCCCGCTACGCCCTCGGCTTCGAGCACCCTCCGCACTCCCTCCTCTTCCAGGAGGTGGCGGACTTCGTCTCCGGGCCCATCCTGGGCACTGCCCTGGCCATGGTGTTCCGTTGGATGGCCATGGACCTCATCGTCTTCGTGGAGCGCAAGGCCGACGACGCCTGA
- a CDS encoding DUF6986 family protein yields the protein MTPAHPDASSAPATTAPRGAAGAAPSLPEGFLARADLLLAGTDADLARFLPGDSGTRQPVHTCYVPADLVTERTPAEWGAAAAPAAEEAGGLAALADLAGVDDAAAPDLIQRVARKLREEPVEDLRLDLEDGYGERPDAEEDADAVRAAHTVAAFARNRASGAAPAPAFAGIRFKCFEAATRARGLRTLDLFLSTLVREGGLTEAGISEDGLPEGLVLTLPKVSAVEQVAVMVEACEAFEDALGLPAGRLRFEIQMETPAMILGPDGTCPIPAMLRAAEGRVSALHYGTYDYSASLGISGQFQSLEHPAADHAKNVMQVAVAGTGVRLSDGSTNRLPVGDAAQRRETWALHASLVRRSLERGFYQGWDLHAHQLPTRFLTNYAFYRGAFDDAARRLVVYAGRSVPGIETADVADEPATARALARYVVRGVLCGAVSEDELREKGLDPETVRAVANPGAAASSSAGERTSPETGETP from the coding sequence GTGACACCGGCGCACCCGGACGCTTCCTCGGCCCCCGCCACGACCGCCCCACGCGGCGCGGCGGGGGCCGCCCCCTCTCTGCCCGAGGGCTTCCTGGCCCGGGCGGACCTGCTGCTCGCGGGCACGGACGCCGACCTCGCACGGTTCCTTCCCGGGGACTCCGGGACCCGCCAGCCCGTGCACACGTGCTACGTCCCGGCGGACCTCGTCACGGAGCGCACGCCCGCCGAGTGGGGTGCCGCGGCGGCACCGGCGGCCGAGGAGGCGGGCGGACTCGCGGCCCTCGCCGACCTCGCCGGGGTCGACGACGCGGCGGCACCCGATCTCATCCAGCGGGTGGCGCGCAAGCTGCGCGAGGAACCCGTCGAGGACCTCCGCCTGGACCTCGAGGACGGCTACGGCGAGCGCCCGGACGCCGAGGAGGACGCCGACGCCGTGCGCGCCGCCCACACGGTGGCCGCGTTCGCCCGAAACCGGGCGAGCGGTGCGGCTCCGGCCCCGGCCTTCGCGGGCATCCGCTTCAAGTGCTTCGAGGCGGCCACCCGGGCCCGCGGGCTGCGCACCCTGGACCTGTTCCTGAGCACCCTCGTGCGCGAGGGCGGGCTCACGGAAGCCGGGATCAGCGAGGACGGGCTCCCCGAGGGGCTCGTGCTCACCCTGCCCAAGGTCTCCGCGGTGGAGCAGGTGGCCGTGATGGTGGAGGCGTGCGAGGCATTCGAGGACGCCCTGGGCCTGCCCGCCGGGCGGCTGCGCTTCGAGATCCAGATGGAGACCCCGGCCATGATCCTGGGCCCGGACGGCACGTGCCCCATTCCGGCGATGCTGCGCGCCGCGGAGGGTCGGGTCTCGGCCCTGCACTACGGCACGTACGACTACTCCGCCTCCCTGGGGATCTCGGGGCAGTTCCAGTCCCTGGAGCACCCGGCCGCGGACCACGCCAAGAACGTGATGCAGGTGGCCGTGGCCGGCACGGGCGTGCGGCTCTCGGACGGCTCCACCAACCGGCTGCCCGTGGGGGACGCCGCCCAGCGCCGCGAGACCTGGGCGCTGCACGCGAGCCTGGTCCGCCGTTCCCTGGAGCGCGGCTTCTACCAGGGCTGGGACCTGCACGCCCACCAGCTGCCCACGCGCTTCCTGACCAACTACGCGTTCTACCGCGGGGCGTTCGACGACGCCGCCCGCCGCCTGGTTGTGTACGCCGGCCGGTCCGTGCCGGGCATCGAGACGGCGGACGTGGCGGACGAGCCCGCCACCGCCCGGGCCCTCGCCCGCTACGTGGTGCGCGGGGTACTGTGCGGTGCGGTGAGCGAGGACGAGCTGCGCGAGAAGGGCCTGGACCCGGAGACGGTGCGGGCCGTGGCGAACCCGGGCGCAGCGGCGTCGTCGTCCGCGGGAGAGCGCACGAGCCCCGAGACAGGAGAGACCCCATGA
- a CDS encoding IclR family transcriptional regulator → MPEARSTGGVQSVERVFGLLDIITAAGGEISLSELASRAQLPLPTIHRLLRTLIPLGYVRQLPNRSYALGPGLIRLGNAAGLALGTYAQPVLQGLVDELGESANMAVLDGRMVVYVGQAQSSHSMRMFTEVGRRAHLHGTGVGKAILATLPEHQVISIVTSMGMSTPTEKSLGTVEELLADLALIRERGYAVDDEEQEIGVRCFSVLVPDTPTPTAISVSGPTTRVDWDFGERAVPLLREAAAQLSGQLSRVG, encoded by the coding sequence ATGCCAGAGGCCAGGAGCACGGGTGGGGTGCAGTCCGTCGAACGGGTCTTCGGCCTGCTCGACATCATCACCGCCGCCGGGGGAGAGATCTCGCTGAGCGAGCTGGCGTCCAGGGCGCAGCTGCCGCTGCCCACCATCCACCGGCTGCTGCGCACACTGATCCCCCTGGGCTACGTGCGCCAGCTGCCCAACCGCAGCTACGCGCTGGGCCCGGGGCTCATCCGGCTGGGCAACGCCGCCGGGCTCGCGCTGGGCACCTACGCGCAGCCTGTGCTGCAGGGGCTCGTGGACGAGCTCGGGGAGTCCGCCAACATGGCCGTGCTGGACGGGCGCATGGTCGTGTACGTGGGACAGGCGCAGTCCTCCCACTCCATGCGCATGTTCACCGAGGTGGGCCGCCGCGCGCACCTGCACGGCACCGGCGTGGGCAAGGCCATCCTGGCCACCCTGCCCGAGCACCAGGTGATCTCGATCGTCACGTCCATGGGCATGTCCACCCCCACCGAGAAGAGCCTGGGCACGGTGGAGGAGCTGCTCGCGGATCTCGCACTGATCCGCGAGCGCGGCTACGCGGTGGACGACGAGGAGCAGGAGATCGGCGTGCGCTGCTTTTCCGTCCTCGTCCCGGACACCCCCACCCCCACGGCCATCTCGGTGTCCGGGCCCACCACGCGCGTGGACTGGGACTTCGGCGAGCGCGCCGTTCCGCTGCTGCGCGAGGCCGCGGCGCAGCTGTCCGGGCAGCTCTCCCGGGTGGGCTGA
- a CDS encoding glycerate kinase — MRIVVAPDKFKGSVTAREAAAHLAAGIRDTSPEADVVELPVADGGEGTLDAALEAGFTRLDLTVTGPAGDPVAAAWARRGDEAVVEMALASGLAALPHRGGEPLLQARTATSHGTGELIAAALDAGCTHVVLGVGGSATTDGGAGMLTALGLRLLDGHGEPLPRGGAALAHLHTVDASRLHPRVRDAQFVLAADVDNPLTGPCGAAAVFGPQKGASPRDVMELDAALGTFRDRLADALGEPARTAASTPGAGAAGGVGYAALAVLGAERRPGVDVVLDLVDLDAAVAGADLLITGEGSLDEQSLGGKTPLGVLRVGQRHGVPVIAVCGRTTLSPEALTGAGFTAVHELRAIAPDAATSMREAPRLLREVGHRLRSQ; from the coding sequence GTGCGCATCGTGGTGGCACCTGACAAGTTCAAGGGCTCCGTGACCGCCCGCGAGGCCGCCGCCCACCTCGCGGCCGGGATCCGGGACACCTCCCCGGAGGCGGACGTGGTGGAGCTGCCCGTGGCCGACGGCGGCGAGGGCACGCTCGACGCCGCCCTGGAGGCCGGTTTCACGCGCCTGGACCTCACCGTCACGGGCCCGGCGGGCGATCCCGTGGCCGCGGCGTGGGCCCGGCGCGGGGACGAGGCCGTGGTCGAGATGGCGCTGGCCTCGGGCCTGGCCGCCCTGCCCCACCGCGGCGGCGAGCCCTTGCTGCAGGCGCGCACCGCCACGAGCCACGGCACGGGCGAGCTGATCGCCGCCGCCCTGGACGCCGGGTGCACGCACGTGGTCCTGGGCGTGGGCGGCAGCGCCACGACGGACGGCGGCGCCGGGATGCTCACCGCCCTGGGTCTGCGGCTGCTGGACGGGCACGGCGAGCCCCTGCCCCGCGGCGGCGCGGCTCTCGCGCACCTCCACACCGTGGACGCCTCCCGGCTGCACCCCCGCGTGCGGGACGCGCAGTTCGTGCTGGCCGCAGACGTGGACAACCCGCTGACCGGCCCGTGCGGAGCCGCCGCCGTGTTCGGCCCCCAGAAGGGCGCCTCGCCGCGGGACGTCATGGAACTAGACGCCGCCCTGGGCACCTTCCGCGACCGGCTCGCGGACGCGCTCGGCGAACCCGCCCGCACCGCCGCGAGCACCCCGGGGGCCGGGGCTGCCGGTGGCGTGGGGTACGCGGCGCTCGCGGTGCTCGGGGCCGAGCGCAGGCCCGGCGTGGACGTGGTCCTGGACCTCGTGGATTTGGACGCCGCCGTGGCGGGCGCGGACCTGCTCATCACGGGCGAGGGCAGCCTGGACGAGCAGAGCCTGGGCGGCAAGACCCCGCTGGGCGTGCTGCGCGTGGGCCAGCGCCACGGAGTCCCGGTGATCGCCGTGTGCGGCCGCACCACGCTGTCGCCGGAGGCGCTGACCGGGGCGGGCTTCACCGCCGTCCACGAGCTGCGCGCCATCGCCCCCGACGCGGCCACCTCCATGCGCGAGGCCCCGCGCCTGCTGCGTGAGGTGGGTCACCGCCTACGCTCGCAGTAG
- a CDS encoding GNAT family N-acetyltransferase has translation MPRTLDALTWPRHPERLTVGRPAPEAADALWALKSDPELNRWTTRIYASREEFRADWDALAATHLMAHWDGRLAAYLMVKQQDAWSQADVTEQARGQQVELGWVVAPWAQGRGVATELVREGLAIAFAMGVHRVEASCFAENTGSWKVMEKVGMRREIHSVKESLHRDGQWHDGYGYAILAEEFRGW, from the coding sequence ATGCCCCGAACTCTGGACGCCCTCACCTGGCCCCGCCACCCCGAACGGCTCACCGTGGGTCGCCCTGCCCCGGAAGCTGCCGACGCTTTGTGGGCCCTCAAGAGCGACCCGGAGCTGAACCGCTGGACCACCCGGATCTATGCCTCGCGCGAGGAGTTCCGCGCGGACTGGGACGCACTGGCCGCCACCCACCTGATGGCCCACTGGGACGGGCGGCTCGCGGCCTATCTCATGGTCAAGCAGCAGGACGCGTGGTCCCAGGCGGACGTCACCGAACAGGCCCGGGGGCAGCAGGTGGAGCTCGGCTGGGTGGTGGCACCCTGGGCTCAAGGTCGCGGGGTCGCCACGGAGCTCGTGCGTGAGGGCTTGGCCATTGCCTTCGCCATGGGTGTCCACCGCGTGGAGGCCAGCTGCTTCGCGGAGAACACCGGATCCTGGAAGGTCATGGAGAAGGTGGGGATGCGGCGGGAGATCCACAGCGTGAAGGAGTCCCTGCACCGTGACGGTCAGTGGCACGACGGCTACGGCTACGCGATCCTCGCGGAGGAGTTCCGCGGGTGGTGA
- the aceB gene encoding malate synthase A: MSITHTTPQNVAAADEILSEEALAFVEALHEKFADRREELLDQRETARAKAAETGTMDFLPETREVREGDWKVAPAPEALQDRRVEMTGPASPAKMAINALNSGAKVWLADLEDAASPSWANQVDAIANLRDAARGTLGFTSPEGKEYKLREDVPLAVVVMRPRGWHLPEYNITVNGKTGSGSLTDFGLHFFHTAKQLLENGQGPYYYLPKMESYLEARLWNDVFTFAEEYLGIEHGTVRATVLIETIPAAFQMDEILYELRDHASGLNAGRWDYLFSIIKYFRDAGEKFILADRSAVTMTAPLMRAYTDLLVQTCHKRGAFAMGGMAAFIPSRKDEEINKAAFEKVRNDKTREAGDGFDGSWVAHPDLVPVCQEVFDGVLGENPNQVDHQRPDVDVTAEMLLDVPSAGDQRTEKELNANLYVAIRYVAVWLSGNGAVAIHNLMEDAATAEISRSQIWQQIKNGVVYTDTGNTATRELVADALDTQLDVLRGEIDEENFEKWFVPAGRLIADMVLKEDYPAFLTLSAYDLMEGSK, encoded by the coding sequence ATGAGCATCACCCACACCACCCCGCAGAACGTGGCCGCGGCGGACGAGATCCTCTCGGAGGAGGCCCTCGCGTTCGTCGAGGCGCTGCACGAGAAGTTCGCGGACCGCCGTGAGGAGCTGCTCGACCAGCGCGAGACCGCCCGTGCTAAGGCCGCAGAGACCGGCACCATGGACTTCCTCCCCGAGACCCGCGAGGTCCGGGAGGGCGACTGGAAGGTCGCCCCGGCGCCCGAGGCGCTGCAGGACCGGCGCGTGGAGATGACCGGGCCGGCGTCGCCCGCCAAGATGGCCATCAACGCGCTGAACTCCGGCGCCAAGGTGTGGCTCGCGGACCTCGAGGACGCCGCCTCCCCCAGCTGGGCCAACCAGGTGGACGCGATCGCCAACCTGCGCGACGCCGCCCGCGGCACCCTGGGCTTCACCTCCCCGGAGGGCAAGGAGTACAAGCTGCGCGAGGACGTGCCGCTGGCCGTGGTGGTCATGCGTCCGCGCGGCTGGCACCTGCCCGAGTACAACATCACGGTCAACGGCAAGACCGGCTCCGGCTCCCTCACAGACTTCGGGCTGCACTTCTTCCACACGGCGAAGCAGCTGCTCGAGAACGGCCAGGGCCCGTACTACTACCTGCCCAAGATGGAGTCCTACCTGGAGGCGCGGCTGTGGAACGACGTGTTCACGTTCGCGGAGGAGTACCTGGGCATCGAGCACGGCACCGTCCGTGCGACCGTGCTGATCGAGACCATCCCCGCCGCGTTCCAGATGGACGAGATCCTCTACGAGCTGCGGGACCACGCCTCCGGGCTCAACGCCGGGCGCTGGGACTACCTGTTCTCCATCATCAAGTACTTCCGCGACGCCGGGGAGAAGTTCATCCTGGCGGACCGCTCCGCCGTGACCATGACCGCTCCCCTGATGCGCGCCTACACGGACCTGCTGGTGCAGACGTGCCACAAGCGCGGTGCCTTCGCGATGGGCGGCATGGCCGCGTTCATCCCCTCCCGCAAGGACGAGGAGATCAACAAGGCCGCGTTCGAGAAGGTCCGCAACGACAAGACCCGTGAGGCCGGGGACGGCTTCGACGGTTCGTGGGTGGCCCACCCGGACCTGGTGCCCGTGTGCCAGGAGGTCTTCGACGGCGTGCTCGGGGAGAACCCCAACCAGGTGGACCACCAGCGCCCGGACGTGGACGTGACCGCCGAGATGCTGCTGGATGTGCCCTCCGCGGGTGACCAGCGCACCGAGAAGGAGCTCAACGCCAACCTGTACGTGGCCATCCGCTACGTGGCCGTGTGGCTCTCGGGCAACGGCGCGGTGGCCATCCACAACCTCATGGAGGACGCCGCTACCGCGGAGATCTCCCGCTCGCAGATCTGGCAGCAGATCAAGAACGGTGTGGTCTACACGGACACCGGCAACACCGCCACGCGCGAGCTGGTCGCCGACGCCCTGGACACCCAGCTCGACGTGCTGCGCGGGGAGATCGACGAGGAGAACTTCGAGAAGTGGTTCGTGCCCGCCGGCCGGCTGATCGCGGACATGGTGCTCAAGGAGGACTACCCGGCGTTCCTCACGCTGTCCGCCTACGACCTCATGGAAGGCAGCAAGTGA
- a CDS encoding hydroxypyruvate isomerase family protein, with the protein MSYTVNASIVFADLPLLDRTAAVARHGFTRAELWWPFGSPTPPQEEVDAFVASLQDAGVQLTGLNFYAGDMPAGERGVLSHPSRTAEFRANVDVVAEIARATGCRHFNALHGNRLDGLAAQEQRTTALANLRHAADVLAPLDGTVLLEPVSGVPTYPLRTAADALEVVDAVDRENVRLLADFYHLVVNGDDVPAVIEAHAADFGHVQIADAPGRHEPGTGGLPLLDWVARSRELGYTGDVALEYAPSCEEPFAWLPRSERA; encoded by the coding sequence ATGTCCTACACCGTCAACGCCTCGATCGTCTTCGCGGACCTCCCCCTGCTCGACCGCACCGCCGCGGTGGCCCGGCACGGCTTCACGCGGGCGGAGCTCTGGTGGCCGTTCGGATCCCCCACGCCACCTCAAGAGGAGGTGGACGCGTTCGTCGCCTCCCTGCAGGACGCGGGCGTCCAGCTCACCGGACTCAACTTCTACGCCGGGGACATGCCCGCCGGCGAGCGCGGCGTGCTCTCCCATCCCTCCCGCACCGCCGAGTTCCGCGCGAACGTGGACGTGGTCGCGGAGATCGCCCGCGCCACGGGGTGCCGCCACTTCAATGCGCTGCACGGCAACCGCCTCGACGGTCTCGCCGCGCAGGAGCAGCGGACGACGGCGCTCGCGAACCTCCGCCACGCCGCGGACGTGCTCGCCCCGCTGGACGGCACGGTGCTGCTCGAACCGGTCTCCGGCGTCCCCACCTATCCCCTCAGAACCGCGGCGGACGCACTCGAGGTGGTCGACGCCGTGGACCGGGAGAATGTGCGGCTGCTCGCGGACTTCTACCACCTGGTCGTCAACGGCGACGACGTTCCCGCCGTCATCGAGGCCCACGCCGCGGACTTCGGTCACGTCCAGATCGCGGACGCCCCCGGCCGCCACGAACCGGGCACCGGTGGGCTGCCGCTGCTCGACTGGGTGGCCCGGTCCCGCGAGCTCGGCTACACCGGGGACGTCGCTCTCGAATACGCGCCGTCCTGCGAGGAGCCGTTCGCGTGGTTGCCGCGGTCGGAGCGGGCATGA